AAAAAAATATGCCTAAGATAGCAATATATTTATGTTGTTGCTTTTTCGCCTTAAGGTAAAATATGTTTTTAATTCAACGTCAGGAACGAACCTTTTATGTTTAAATTATGTGTTACGCAAAAAGCAAAAAGCACCGGCCGTTATTTGCTTTTTTTATATCAGCGTTGCCATCAAGATAATATAAAAGTGCCAGCGGGGCATTTAGCTTATGTGACTTTATTATCCATAGTGCCGTGTCTTGCTGTTATTTTTTATATGCTTTCGGCTTTTCCGATGTTTTCGGATCTTAATAAAATAATTGAAGATCTTATTTATAATAATTTCTTACCCACATCGGGAGACGCACTTAAAGTACATATGAGTGGCTTTATCGAAAATACGAAGAAAATGAGTATGATGGGTATCGCCTCTTTAATGGTGATCGCGTTATTATTGATTTCAACGATTGATCAAACCATTAATCGCATTTGGCGTTGCTCGACTAAGCGTTCTTGGGTCCAAGCATTTACTATTTATTGGACGATCTTAAGCCTTGGCCCCATTATATTGGGGGGCAGTATTGCTTTAAGCTCATACTTATTTGCGATTGTGCAACAACGTGGCTTTTTATCAGTGGGTCAGCAATTATTGAGTTTTATGCCTTTTATTGTTTCTTGGCTAGCTTTTTCAGGCGTGTATGCACTGGTGCCGAGGCAAAAAGTAAATGTCCGTTATGCTCTGATCGGTGGATTTAGCAGTGCTGTTTTATTAAATCTGGGTACGGATCTGTTTAGTTTATATATTATAAACTTCCCCTCGCAGCAGATAATATATGGTGCATTGGCCGTGATCCCGATCCTTTTTGTGTGGATCTATTTTAACTGGTTAATAGTGTTATTTGGTGCAGAGATAACGGTTAGCATTGATGAGTTTTTTGAAAAAGAAGACAATAACGAGAGGTCAAATGATTGCATTAATACAGCGAGTGACAAAAGCTAACGTCGAAGTTTCAGGACAGATTGTCGGTGAAATTAAACACGGCTTACTCATATTACTGGGTGTTGAAAAAGAAGATGACATAAAAAAATGTCATCGATTAGTTGATAAAGTATTAACTTTCCGTTTGTTTTCTGATAGTAATGATAAAATGAACCTTAATGTGCAACAGGTAAAAGGTGATATTCTGGTGATATCTCAATTTACCTTACCTGCAATAACACATAAAGGTAATCGCCCCGGTTTTTCAAATGGGGCCCCTGCAGAGATTGCAGAAAATTTATATATGCGCTTTAGTGAGCGCTGTCAGGAAAGCGAGTTACACGTTGAAAATGGTGTATTTGGCGCGGATATGCAAGTGTCATCAACCAATGATGGGCCTGTGACTTTTTGGCTTCAAGTCTAATTTTAAATAGGTATATAGAATGGTATTAAATAGATTATATTGCAAAGTAGGCCTTAGCTTCTTTTTATGTAGTGTCGCCAATGTTTTTGCGAGTAGCACTTCCCCATCTGTCGAGAATAGTATGTCATCCTTTCAAGTTTTAAGTACATCGATTCAAAAAAGCCCGAATGACTCGCGCCAATACGCGCAGATACGTTTAAATAATGGATTAGATGTTCTCCTTATCTCCGATCCTGATTTAAAAAATAGTGCGGCTTCTCTTTCTGTGCCGATAGGCAGTATGCATAATCCAGATCGGCAGTTAGGGCTTGCTCATTATTTAGAGCATATGCTGTTTTTGGGATCCCAGCGTTATCCTGTGATCAATGCATACAGTAAATTTATGGGACAACACGGTGGCTATACCAATGCTTATACGGCGCAAGATACCACCGTTTATGGTTTTGAAGTGAATGACAACGTTTTTGAAGAAGCGTTAGATAGAATGGGTGACGTGATGCGCGCCCCGTTACTTGATGAAACCTATGCAGATAAAGAAAGACATACGGTTAATGCTGAGCAGAAAACCTATTTTGATAATGACATGCGCAAGTTATATGCGCTGCAACGTTATACGTTAAATCCTAAACATCCCTCGGCTCGCTTTAGCACTGGGAATTTAGACACCTTAAAAGATAAGCCAGGTAGTAAATTACAAGATGAATTAAAGCTGTTTTTTAAGACCTATTATTCTGCAAATTTAATGAAAGTTGCTTTAATTAGTCCGCGCTCTATTGCTGACTTAGAAAAGATTGCCAGTCGTTATTTAACCCAAATTATCAACAGAAATACTCCCAAGCCCCTCATACTTACGCCATTATTAACCGATAAAGAGCGCGCTATCAAAGTGTCTATACAGCCAACGGCTGATATTAGAATGCTCCAAGTTAACTTTTTGGTGCCGAGTGTCAAAGATGAATATATGTACAAGCCAGGAGGCTATATTAGCCGCTTAATTGGATCAGATCACAAAGGTGGACTCTCTGATACGTTAAGGCATGCAGGCTTAATCGATCAGGTTATGGCGGGATTTTATGCGCAAGAAAGTGAGCATTATTCAAGTTTTTCAATACAATTTAAGTTAACGTCCAAAGGCTTGGATTCTCAAGATGAAATTATGGCAACCTTGTTTGCATTTATTGATTTGATCAAAGATAAAGGCATTAATGAATTACAATACACTCAACAGAAAAAAAGTGTCGATACTTATTTTAAATTTCTACGGAAAACGGGTGCGTTTAATTATGTGATGAAATTGTCGGCTGATATGCAGTTATATCCCATTAAGGATATTTTGTTTTATAGGTACCGTTTAGACTCATTTAAACCTTTGTTGATTAAAGATCTACTGAGTTATTTGACGCCTGAAAACAGCCGAATATTTGAACTAAACCCACAAATTAAAGGGCAGTTGCAGATCCCTTATTATAAAGGGAAATATACACAAGAAAAATTAACCACAGAGCAACTCGAGCGCTGGACACGTGACAGTCACGCTATAAAAATGCAATTACCCTCGGCTAACGAGTGGTCTGCTGAAGATTTATCGCTTCGTGAAAAAACAAACAGTGATAAAGCGATACAGTTAATTTCCCAAAAGGGGCATTCTGTTTGGTTTCAACAAAGTGCTTATTTAGAGGTGCCGAAAGGCAGTATCACCTTGCAATTAAACAGTGATATTAACGATCGCAGTGTTAAAAATAATGTGTTGATATCGGTACTACTCAATATCCTTAATAAGCAGTTCTCTGAGCTTAATTTTATGACGCAAGAGGCGGGTTTAGGATTTTCTTTAAGTGCGCTTGATGGTCTGTTAGTCAGTACTTCTGGCTACAGTGATAAACAAGAGCAATTATTATTGAGTGTATTAAATAAAATAAAAACAGCATCGTTTAATGACACTGAATTAGTGCAGGCGCAGCAAGAAATGCTTCGCCGAATCAATAATAAATCCAAATTAAGCGCGATGGACTTAGCTTTTGATGGTTTCCGTCAGTTAATGCGTCAACCTTCTTTCTCTGATGAGCAGTTGATAAAAGCCGTGCAGACTATCAGCATAGATGATTTGCTTATCTTTAGAGATAAGCTCTTTAGTCAATCGACTTTACGCTTATTGGTACTCGGTAATTTTAGTGCGCAAGAAGTGTTAGCGTTAGATAGCAGTATCAATAAATTGTTAGAGAGACAAAAAAGAGATTTTTAT
The sequence above is a segment of the Psychromonas sp. CNPT3 genome. Coding sequences within it:
- a CDS encoding virulence factor BrkB family protein; protein product: MFKLCVTQKAKSTGRYLLFLYQRCHQDNIKVPAGHLAYVTLLSIVPCLAVIFYMLSAFPMFSDLNKIIEDLIYNNFLPTSGDALKVHMSGFIENTKKMSMMGIASLMVIALLLISTIDQTINRIWRCSTKRSWVQAFTIYWTILSLGPIILGGSIALSSYLFAIVQQRGFLSVGQQLLSFMPFIVSWLAFSGVYALVPRQKVNVRYALIGGFSSAVLLNLGTDLFSLYIINFPSQQIIYGALAVIPILFVWIYFNWLIVLFGAEITVSIDEFFEKEDNNERSNDCINTASDKS
- the dtd gene encoding D-aminoacyl-tRNA deacylase — its product is MIALIQRVTKANVEVSGQIVGEIKHGLLILLGVEKEDDIKKCHRLVDKVLTFRLFSDSNDKMNLNVQQVKGDILVISQFTLPAITHKGNRPGFSNGAPAEIAENLYMRFSERCQESELHVENGVFGADMQVSSTNDGPVTFWLQV
- a CDS encoding insulinase family protein → MVLNRLYCKVGLSFFLCSVANVFASSTSPSVENSMSSFQVLSTSIQKSPNDSRQYAQIRLNNGLDVLLISDPDLKNSAASLSVPIGSMHNPDRQLGLAHYLEHMLFLGSQRYPVINAYSKFMGQHGGYTNAYTAQDTTVYGFEVNDNVFEEALDRMGDVMRAPLLDETYADKERHTVNAEQKTYFDNDMRKLYALQRYTLNPKHPSARFSTGNLDTLKDKPGSKLQDELKLFFKTYYSANLMKVALISPRSIADLEKIASRYLTQIINRNTPKPLILTPLLTDKERAIKVSIQPTADIRMLQVNFLVPSVKDEYMYKPGGYISRLIGSDHKGGLSDTLRHAGLIDQVMAGFYAQESEHYSSFSIQFKLTSKGLDSQDEIMATLFAFIDLIKDKGINELQYTQQKKSVDTYFKFLRKTGAFNYVMKLSADMQLYPIKDILFYRYRLDSFKPLLIKDLLSYLTPENSRIFELNPQIKGQLQIPYYKGKYTQEKLTTEQLERWTRDSHAIKMQLPSANEWSAEDLSLREKTNSDKAIQLISQKGHSVWFQQSAYLEVPKGSITLQLNSDINDRSVKNNVLISVLLNILNKQFSELNFMTQEAGLGFSLSALDGLLVSTSGYSDKQEQLLLSVLNKIKTASFNDTELVQAQQEMLRRINNKSKLSAMDLAFDGFRQLMRQPSFSDEQLIKAVQTISIDDLLIFRDKLFSQSTLRLLVLGNFSAQEVLALDSSINKLLERQKRDFYQLQRKIAHVKQGPLNYALASEMQDDALLSVYLTDIKGNKGIATASLLNKLLKPAFYDQIRTQEQLSYSPFSLSLAIQDNIAFGLVTQSPAISNQALYVRFDVFLTQFKKQLEKETQAKFKAIQDAQLANYTAKPTSLGSEFSYLTGQWFEMREDINGKKAYMAQLSKITLAEVQDFYQNIFIKGLHRQQIIVQVSGRKFKDEALLKLKNETKISSVEAP